From Actinopolymorpha cephalotaxi, one genomic window encodes:
- a CDS encoding NAD(P)-dependent malic enzyme, producing the protein MGGEEDPAFPFHRGGKLEVASAVPLRGRDDLSLAYTPGVARVCTAIAESPELVHDYTWKSRSVAVVTDGTAVLGLGDIGPKAALPVMEGKALLFKKFGGVDAVPICLDCTDVDELVETVARIAPAFGGINLEDISAPRCFEVERRLRDRLDIPVFHDDQHGTAIVVLAALTNALELTRRKPVDIRVVISGAGAAGVAVAAILLAAGVVNIVVTDRGGALHPGRTDLNPIKQTLALTTNPTGVSGPLSDVLAGADVFIGVSGGQVEEDLVAAMAPDAIVFALANPTPEVHPEVAARHAAVVATGRSDYPNQINNVLAFPGVFRGALDVRASGISEAMKLAAAQALAGLVGTDLAADRIIPSPFDARVVPAVAAAVADAARAEGLARR; encoded by the coding sequence TCGCCTCGGCGGTGCCGTTGCGTGGCCGCGACGACCTCTCCCTCGCCTACACCCCGGGTGTCGCCCGGGTCTGCACCGCGATCGCCGAATCGCCCGAACTCGTCCACGACTACACCTGGAAGTCCCGTTCGGTCGCGGTCGTCACCGACGGCACGGCGGTGCTCGGACTGGGTGACATCGGGCCGAAGGCTGCGCTCCCGGTGATGGAGGGCAAGGCCCTGCTGTTCAAGAAGTTCGGCGGGGTGGACGCCGTACCCATCTGCCTTGACTGCACCGACGTCGACGAGCTCGTGGAGACCGTGGCCCGGATCGCGCCGGCGTTCGGCGGCATCAACCTGGAGGACATCTCCGCACCCCGGTGTTTCGAGGTCGAACGACGACTTCGGGACCGGCTGGACATCCCGGTCTTCCACGACGACCAGCACGGCACGGCGATCGTCGTCCTGGCAGCACTCACCAACGCCCTCGAGCTGACGCGCCGCAAGCCGGTGGACATCCGGGTGGTCATCTCCGGTGCGGGCGCGGCCGGCGTCGCGGTCGCGGCCATCCTGCTCGCGGCCGGCGTGGTCAACATCGTGGTGACCGACCGCGGCGGTGCGCTGCACCCCGGACGGACCGATCTCAACCCGATCAAGCAGACGCTGGCGCTGACCACGAACCCCACCGGGGTGAGCGGCCCGCTGTCGGACGTCCTCGCCGGCGCCGACGTCTTCATCGGCGTGTCGGGCGGGCAGGTCGAGGAGGACCTGGTGGCCGCGATGGCGCCGGACGCGATCGTGTTCGCGCTGGCCAACCCGACGCCCGAGGTGCATCCGGAGGTCGCCGCCCGGCATGCCGCGGTGGTGGCCACCGGGCGTTCGGACTACCCCAACCAGATCAACAACGTGCTGGCCTTCCCGGGGGTGTTCCGGGGAGCGCTGGACGTACGGGCCAGCGGGATCAGCGAGGCCATGAAGCTGGCCGCGGCCCAGGCGCTGGCCGGGCTGGTCGGAACCGACCTCGCCGCCGACCGGATCATCCCCTCGCCGTTCGACGCCCGGGTGGTGCCCGCGGTGGCGGCGGCGGTCGCCGACGCGGCCCGCGCGGAGGGACTCGCCCGGCGCTGA
- a CDS encoding zinc-binding dehydrogenase, whose protein sequence is MLAAYAARLDARDPLSALEWGERPEPQPAPDWVRVDVRATALNHHDLWSLRGVGLAEKQLPMILGCDAAGVDEDGNEVVVHAVVGDPHWRGDETLDPRRSLLSERHPGTFAEQVAVPRANLLPKPASLSFEEAACLPTSWLTAYRMLFTQSGLRPGDTVLVQGAGGGVSTALVVLGKAAGLRVWVTGRDEAKRARAVDTLGADAAFESGARLPERVDAVMETVGEATWSHSLKALRPGGTLVCSGATSGPNPPAELNRIFYLGLRVVGSTMGTRDELAALLRLCDQSGVRPVIDRVLPLSQVKDGLAAMADGDLFGKVVFTVQS, encoded by the coding sequence GTGTTAGCCGCCTACGCCGCACGACTCGACGCCCGTGACCCGCTGTCCGCACTGGAGTGGGGTGAGCGCCCCGAGCCGCAACCGGCGCCGGACTGGGTGCGGGTCGACGTCCGGGCCACCGCGCTGAACCACCACGACCTGTGGTCCCTGCGCGGTGTCGGCCTGGCCGAGAAGCAGCTCCCGATGATCCTCGGCTGCGACGCCGCCGGGGTGGACGAGGACGGCAACGAGGTCGTCGTGCACGCGGTCGTCGGCGACCCGCACTGGCGAGGTGACGAGACGCTCGACCCGCGGCGTTCGCTGCTGTCCGAGCGGCACCCGGGCACGTTCGCCGAACAGGTGGCGGTGCCCCGCGCCAACCTCCTGCCCAAGCCCGCCTCGCTGTCGTTCGAGGAGGCGGCCTGCCTGCCCACCTCGTGGCTGACGGCGTACCGCATGCTGTTCACCCAGTCCGGCCTGCGGCCCGGCGACACGGTCCTGGTCCAGGGCGCCGGGGGTGGCGTGTCGACCGCGCTGGTGGTGCTCGGCAAGGCCGCCGGCCTGCGGGTCTGGGTGACCGGACGGGACGAGGCCAAGCGGGCGCGCGCGGTGGACACGCTGGGCGCGGACGCCGCGTTCGAGTCCGGAGCCCGGCTGCCCGAGCGGGTCGACGCGGTGATGGAGACGGTCGGCGAGGCCACCTGGAGCCACTCGCTGAAGGCGCTGCGACCGGGCGGGACGCTGGTGTGCTCGGGTGCCACCAGTGGTCCGAACCCGCCGGCCGAGCTGAACCGGATCTTCTACCTCGGCCTGCGGGTGGTCGGCTCGACGATGGGTACCCGGGACGAGCTTGCCGCGCTGCTCCGGCTGTGCGACCAGTCCGGCGTCCGGCCGGTGATCGACCGGGTGCTGCCGTTGTCGCAGGTGAAGGACGGGCTGGCGGCGATGGCCGACGGCGACCTCTTCGGCAAGGTCGTCTTCACGGTCCAGTCGTAG
- a CDS encoding DUF6104 family protein, with protein sequence MYFTDRGIEELTDRRGDDEVSLAWLAGRLQEFVDLNPEFETPIERLATWLARLDDEDE encoded by the coding sequence ATGTACTTCACCGACCGCGGCATCGAGGAACTGACCGACCGCCGGGGCGACGACGAGGTGTCGCTCGCCTGGCTGGCCGGACGGCTGCAGGAGTTCGTCGATCTCAACCCCGAGTTCGAGACGCCGATCGAGCGGCTGGCCACCTGGCTGGCCCGGCTGGACGACGAGGACGAGTGA